Proteins from one Xanthocytophaga agilis genomic window:
- a CDS encoding SDR family NAD(P)-dependent oxidoreductase: MENSKKVWFVTGASKGLGLSLVKKLLSEGYKVAATSRSAESLTKAVGAGNADFLPLPGQRNICQYSLYHQKQSRTNMAGCPIQQISISQ; encoded by the coding sequence ATGGAAAACTCAAAAAAAGTTTGGTTTGTAACCGGTGCCTCAAAGGGATTAGGATTATCTCTTGTAAAAAAGTTGCTTTCAGAAGGCTACAAAGTAGCGGCTACCTCACGAAGTGCAGAATCATTAACCAAGGCGGTTGGTGCCGGCAATGCTGATTTTCTACCACTACCAGGTCAGCGAAACATCTGTCAATACAGCTTGTATCACCAGAAACAAAGCAGAACAAACATGGCAGGTTGCCCTATCCAACAAATTAGTATCTCTCAATAA
- a CDS encoding TolC family protein translates to MIFYHYQVSETSVNTACITRNKAEQTWQVALSNKLVSLNKLKALLGLSVQESLVLHETLSDPASQAVSLQSSSHPEVKLAHAQSMLAHSAWKASKASFTPILSAVYQWNTQISGDELLKFGNANTLPQQYWGLRLSIPILVGSSRLFQIQKSHIDWEFKQKNYQAIRKQADLDDENLRLAYDNAVSALGKSRQIMDLYHQNDQHASRQLNEGVLSLDERLRYFSDYISGQNDYLTNLSEYLIQHYRIQIQNKVF, encoded by the coding sequence CTGATTTTCTACCACTACCAGGTCAGCGAAACATCTGTCAATACAGCTTGTATCACCAGAAACAAAGCAGAACAAACATGGCAGGTTGCCCTATCCAACAAATTAGTATCTCTCAATAAATTAAAGGCATTGCTTGGACTATCTGTTCAGGAATCACTGGTCTTACATGAAACATTGTCAGATCCTGCTAGTCAGGCAGTATCCTTACAAAGCTCATCCCATCCGGAAGTGAAACTGGCTCATGCGCAATCTATGCTTGCTCACTCGGCATGGAAAGCCAGCAAAGCATCTTTTACTCCAATACTGTCGGCTGTTTATCAGTGGAATACACAGATCTCTGGAGACGAATTGCTAAAATTCGGAAATGCCAACACGCTACCTCAGCAATATTGGGGACTCCGTCTGAGTATACCCATCCTTGTCGGTTCATCCCGGCTTTTTCAGATCCAGAAATCACATATTGACTGGGAATTTAAACAAAAGAATTACCAAGCCATCCGGAAACAGGCAGATCTGGACGATGAAAACCTTCGTCTGGCTTATGACAATGCAGTAAGCGCACTTGGTAAATCCCGTCAGATCATGGATCTCTACCATCAGAATGATCAGCACGCAAGCCGTCAGCTCAATGAAGGAGTCCTCTCACTGGATGAACGTCTTCGTTATTTCTCAGACTACATTAGCGGACAAAATGATTACCTGACTAATCTGTCAGAGTACCTGATTCAGCATTATCGGATCCAGATTCAGAATAAAGTATTTTAA